The DNA window TAAAGTGATTTATGGAATTTGTTTATGGTCCTAATGGTTGTTAAGGAAGGTGACATGCAGATAAAATTATCCACTGGGGCATTGTGTTGTATCCTAACACAAGGGTTTATATCTGGAATTACTGTACGAAATCCATAAAAGAGCCTGTATGACATATACAATAGGCTACATATCCAGTGACAGAAGACCACCATCTCAAAAAaaacagacaccccccccccacccccagataTGCTTTTCACTCCAATGATGCACTTGGAGGTAAAACTCTGACCCACACAGAACAGAGGAAGCCTAAGCGTATCTACTGCTGCTATAGTTGCTGGGCAATGAAAAGTTTCTTCTGGCCGCTCGCTGGTCTTCTCCGCAGACAGGAAGCGCAGGAAGGCCGTGAAACAGACGTTAAATCAAAGCACTTCTCAGCAGCGATAAGCCCCATTAGGTGAACAAAATCTCTATGACTCCCGACCGATAAGTGCCCGAGGCATTGATTTGTGTAGAAGGCAGTGCTGGAACAGGTGAGTGCGAGACGTGAGAGTCAGACCGAGCTCACAGTGGAGACGCACCATACGAGCTGCCCAGGGCCGGCCCACAGAGATTTACTGTCAGCGCTACGCCATGCTCAATCACTTCAGTGAACACAACCACCTCAGTTTACCAGAGATGAAGACACGTATTTACCATGCAGAGGCTCAACATTATCAATCATAGCAATCATTTCTCTTCAATTGACTTGATCGGTCCAAAAACTCAGTGTTAACGTACTGATAACACTGATAAACGTACTGGAAGATTTTAAATACTAGTGCTTGCAGCAgcattatttatgcattttctcTTTGGGTGTGAAGATACACAGCTAAGAGAGAAGTGCACCATAGGCTTACATCTGTACTGGCTGGTTTACCAGATCAGAGGAGGAAATGGTGAAAAAGAATGACAAGGCTGCTCCCACTCCCTCTACATTTCCACCAAGGAAGAGCATTCCAGACACTTCCCATGTGTGTGGTATTGGATTTCAGACCATTACTGCCATTTACAAAAAACACGCTGTAATTCTAGTTGTGTAAATTGAAACCTTCTGGAAATTGCCCTTTCACTTCCATTAGAACTTCAGCCATGTAAATAGGGATTTTCTGCTTGCTTTGTCTAATTCCACATGTATCAACAGTTATTGATTTTTTGATTGTTTCTGCTCCAGCAGCGTTATTCATGACCGTGTCGTGTCTCTGTACAGCAGGCTATATGCTGCACCCTGGTGAGCTGCTCCTGTGAGAGTTTTAAACCTGGGAAGCTGAGACGACGACAGTGCGAGCACTGCAAACACGGATGGGTAGCACACGGTACGAGGAGCGCTTCCACCAGCAAACTGACACTTCCACCGGCACCTTACCTGCTTTATTCCCACATGCCAACTATCTGTCCGTTAACACTGTATGTTtgttctgtgggtgtgtgtgttcccgtTCGGCAGCTCTAAGTAAGCTGAAGGTTCAGCACCTGTACCAGGGGGGCCAGGTGGAGATAGTGCACTCCAGCGTGGTGTTTGACATCTGCAGCCTGATGTTGTACGGCACACAGGCCGTCCCGGTGAGGCTGAAGATCCTGCTGGACCGGCTCTTCAGCGTGCTTAAGCAGGAGGAGGTGGTCCAGATCCTCAATGCCCTCGACTGGACACTGCAGGACTACATCCGAGGATACGTCCTGCAGGTGAGCGCTGCGAAACTGCCCACATACACCACCGTTATGAAATATTAACTCTTATTTATGGGAAACGTTCCCATAACTTCCTCTTATAGTAGAATTTTTTATGTTCGGTGAGTGTCAGAGAGATAAAACGCAAACGCAAAACCTCTTTTGTAAAGACAAGACTTCAGCGAAGACCGGCACTGAGCCGCCCACATGGTAGGAGCTATTAGAAGAGCATGAAATATTCAGGTTGTTGCGTTTAATTCATGTGAGCCGCTCTAATATGGAATGTAAAATGGAAATTCTGGACAGGCCGTCAAATGAATGCCacacaatgaaatatttatcaCAACCACTGCATGGAAATGCTACTTGACTTTCAAAGACTTGTAGCACTCGTGCGTAATTAGGGTTGGATTGTGGGGGACGCCTGGGCAATCAATGCAGgatcatctctccctccctctgtgagtGGAAGTCCACACGCAGTGGAAAAAAACCCACATGATTTATATGAGGAAGAATTAAGATGGAGATCAAACGCCGCGGAGCCTCGTCTTCTTCTCCTCCGTGCTCGTGAGCGGCATGAGAATCTCAGGGCCATTCCCCGCTGCGTGAACACTTTACCATCTCTCACTTTAACACAAATGAGGCTGGATGTTACTTAATGTCAGTTCTTTGACTATGGCCTTGTTTTAATATTAGTCCTGCAGAATGGCCCtattacattcattttactGTTACATGCCCATTACATTCATTGCTGCATTGAGTTTTTACAATGATGTGTAGCTTCAACTTTTGAATTTGTCTTTTGAATTTATATTTATGCTTAGCTTATCAAACCTAATTGTATGCACTGTGTCGTACTGCATGTTGCTGTATAACATATCAAGACCTCATAATTATAAGGTTATAATTGACAAACTGTCTAACTGACAAAAATAAGTAGGTGTCATAAATACATTGTTTATAGATCACTAAATAtgtgtgtgaagttttacacaaaaatacagtttgaaaaaatgcatctaaaaggcaaaaaaatgttttaaaggtaTCTGCTTTGTGCCCATTCACTTTGGCATCTTTGAAGATCAATATCTTAAAATGACTCCGATAGAACCTCCATGGTCACAATAtgctaaatgaatgaatatcatTGTGTATGTCCTTGCGTTGGCAGGACGTCACTGGCAGGGTTCTGGACCGCTGGGTGATTATGACCCTGGAGGAAGAGATGGCAGCCCTGCAGCAGTTCCTGCGCTTTGGGGAGACCAAGTCGATCGTGGAGCTGATGGCCGTGCAGGACAAGGAGAGCCAGGCGGTGCTGGTgcccagcagcaggaccagcTCTGGCATCCGGGCGTTCATCGAGAGCAGCGGCCAGCACGGCATCGAGCCCCCGCTCGGCCCTCCAGCCTCCAGCAGCATCCACCACTTTGAGAACCTCATCAGCAGCATGGCCTTCCTGCTGCCCTTCCAGTACCTGAGCTCGCTCCCCGCCCCCCTGCTGGGCTCCACGCCTGGGTCATTCCTGCCCGGCGCCCACACCCCCATCCCCACACTCTCTGCCGAGACCGGCCTGGTGGGCTCGAGCTCCACCACGTTTGACTCGGACGCGGAGAAGAGCACCAAAGTCCTGGGTGCCGCTACGCCCAAAATGGAGGCCGAGGATATCCCTGCCAGCGACGCGTACTCGGACGCCCCCTCCACGCCCTCCATGACCTCCGACTTCATGCAGACGTCCCCCGAGGGGAAGCACCACCCGTCAGAGCAGGGCGGGGCccccgggggaggggcaggagcgGGCCTGAAGAAGGGCCGGGTCTTCTGCAGCGCCTGTGAGAAGACGTTCTACGACAAGGGCACGCTGAAGATCCACTACAACGCCGTGCACCTGAAGATCAAGCACCGCTGCACCGTGCAGGGCTGCAACATGGTGTTCAGCTCCCTGCGCAGCCGAAACCGGCACAGCGCCAACCCCAACCCCCGGCTGCACCTGCCCATGAACCGCGGCGGGCGCGAGCGGGAGGCGCCCCCGGCCCCCTACAGCGAGGGCGAGGAGGAGAGCCCGGAGAGCCAGGAGGCCCAGGAGAGCCGGCCCGTCTCCAGCTACGTGGTGAGCAGCTCGGACTGCAGGCTGCAGAGCGCCTTCCCCACGACCGGCCACAACGGCGTCCTCTTCCCCAACCTGAAGACGGTGCAGCCCGTCCTGCCCTTCTACCGCAGCCTGGTCACGCCCGCCGAGCTGGCCCACACGCCCGGGGCGCCGCCCTCCCTGcccctcatctcctcctcctccgtgcCGGCCCACAGCGGCCTGAGGACCGTCGACCCCGGCTCCGATCCCGTCTCCGACCCCGTGCCCAAGAAGAAGTCCCGCAAGTCCAGCATGCCGGTGAAGATCGAGACGGAGGCGGTGGAGCCGGCTGTGGAGAGCCTGTCGGGTCTCTCGCCCTCGCCCGCGCTGGGGCCTGCGGAGCAGCCGGACAGCAGCGGGGCTGCGTGTGAGAAGCCGGAGCCCTGCTACCAGGACTGCACTGAGCTGCGCGGCCACCAGGACCCGGGGCCCAGGACCCAGCAGGCACAGGAGGGGGGCGTGATCACCAGCACGTCTCCCCAGGACCTCAGATTAATCGAGCACCACAGCCTGGTCAGCGACGGTGCTGTCCCTCCCCTGGAGAACGGAGCACAGCCCTGCGAAACAGACGCCCGGGGGCAGGACTACAGCACTGCCAACGGTGGCCTGTTCAGGAGACTGACATTCAGGGGCTCCCCCAAAACCGGTGACAGAGACGACCCCTCCCCTAACATACAGCCCCCGTCTGTTCACTCTGATGGAGGGGAGATCTTGCCCCACCCTCACAGCAATAGGACCCATTACTGTAGCCCCCACGAGGTACAGGGAAGCACTGGGGCCGGGTGCaacactacatttcccatcagcAGGAGCAGAGACAGGTGAGACACCACGGGAGGGTTGCACCAGATTTTCTTACGTTTGGATCCATGAACTACAGGAACCAATATGGCATCCTGTGCACCACACCACTCAAATTTCCCCATAGGCTAGAAATGGAGAAACGTGTGCCTTTttctacaaaattaagagatttGAGTTATACTCATAACATTGGCAAACACAAGATTTTATATTCTACAATATATTGAAATCCTCATTATTCCTGGTCAACGGCTTGTATAAATATTTAGTTTATATGTAGGGCTACGTTCTAATGTTGTGTGGTGAAACATGATTCATTTTAGTAGTGAATAAgttattgtacattacattacattaatggcattttagcGACAGGCCCAAGCTCTGGGCTCAGCCAGTGAGGTACAGCCATGGCTTCCGCTAGCACAGGTAGCGCCTCGCCCTTAGCCAGCGCATGTCCTGCCATGCCTCCAGCCAGTGTACGTAGAATATGCTGGAGAAGAGAGCTTTGCTCTTTGTAATGTAACGAATGTGAGACTTGATGAAGGAACAGTAAATGTTAATCTTGTGTCTACTAGGTATAGCGCAAGCTTCAGCGGACACCCCTGTGGGGCCTCGGACAGCGTCGGCCCCGTCCCCACCGTCTGCAGTGACACGCCCGCAGGCCTTCCTCAGGCCCTGCCCCTGACTCAGCAGTCTGTGATCTTTAAAGGACACCACAGAATGGGTCTGGTGCACCcactgagcacagagcaggACAGCATGGCGGGGCCTgcagtggaggaggaggaagaggaggaggaccagGAGGCAGTGCTGGATCTGAGTGCCACGtccgccagccaatcagagcgccaCGCGCGGCCGCCCTGGGACTCGGACGGCGACAGCGaagcgggcggggccggggagGACAGCAACGACAGCCAGGAGGGGGCGGACCTGCCGCTGAGGGAAGGGCTCAGCCCAAACCTGGGCGACAGCCCCGGGACCCGGCCGGGTGACGCGCCCATCACCTGCCCCGCCTGCCACAAGGCCTACAGCAACAAGAGCACCTTCAGAGCACACTACAAAACCGTGCACCTCAGACTGCTCCACAAGTGCAAAGTACCCGGGTGCAgcacctccttctcctccgtGAGGAGCAGGAACCGGCACAGCCAGAACCCCAACCTGCACCGCAACCTGAGCGCGACCACGACCGCAGCGCACCGCTCGCCACAGCGAGAGCAGCCCTCCCACAGTGTGCAGGGCTTACTTGCATGAAACGCACGCCGTTAAAGGCAGGACCCGCCTCACTTACACACAGGAAATAAATGATTTAACTGCATGAACCGCATTAACTATATGGACCAAACTGCACATATCACATGTGCTACAGTCATCCATGCGACAGGTTATGTCTATTAGGGGCTCTTCCCCGAAGTGTTTCACTCAATGGGACATGAGACAAGGTTTAATCCCTTTAAAGGAAGTACAGTTATGATGCCTGGCAAACCGATTTACATTTGGCTGCATTTTCAAGTAATTATCAAAATGAAACCAAGTTATGGGTGCAGGAATTCAGTGAAACATGGAAATTtgacaaaaaaactgaaaattctACTTTTTTCTGTCAGTTTTCCAGCATGGTTATGGAGCATTCAGTTATTCTTGAAAGAGACTGCAAGGAATACTCAGGCCTGGTTTCTTTTATCAATGTACTTCTAACTTTGGAAATTTGTATGGGAGAAAAAACAAGGATTTTATCCATAAATGTAATTTGCATGCGTTATAAACCTATCCTTTAACGATTCACATCTGAACATGTGATACCAGCACCCCGTCCTCTCCCTCATCCTCATATCTGCATACATGATGGTCAGAAGATTGAATAACCTTTCTGGTGTAGATCCAACACTATACCATATCACACCACAATACATTAGAGGCATGTTCTTCACTGTTTGACCTGCATTTCAAACATCAGAAGCTTCTAGAACAGTAGTCCTGTAACTGATGTCCCCTGGCTGAGTGAGCTATAGCTAGATATTCTCTCTTGTATCCATCCCCTTATGGTAATGGAATGTGTACATTGGAAATATGTGAAattatagaaaatatatttcacttaAGTACAATATATTGCAATAGCACTCATACAGtcaagtgagcactttattaggtatttcagACTTATTtgtattctgctgctggagcctattcacttagagggttgacacattgtgttttcagagatgctgttctgcatatcacggttgtaatgtgtgcttatttgcattactgtcactttcctgtcagctttgaccagtctggcccttctcctctgacctctcattatcagcgtgtttctgcctgcagaactgctgctcactggatgtttttttgtttttcgtgccatttgcaccattctctgcaattgtgcgtgaaaatcccaggagacatTTCTGAGGTACTGACATTCTacattcaaagtcacttagatcatattctgacatttggtctgaaaaacgcCTGAACCTCATGACCACGTCTGAatccttttatgcatttagttgctgccacatcattggctgattaaatatttgcattaacaagctggtgtacctaatgaagtggccactgagtgtacatttgctaatgtattgtaatttgtTACAATATATTGATCATGattattgcaaaatattttcaaatatattccaTTTCCATTAGAATATTGCTTCTACTTTTTGATTTTGCCATTTTGGAAGGTTACATTTGACCAAAGATGTGTCTTTTCTGAGATGTGTAAAAGACATTCTCATTAGAGGTAAGGAGTATTCTACTTTTGCTGTTTGCAATGCCACTGAAAACCATGTTGTGGCAAATGTCAGTGTTTGGACTTGGATCTGTTCCAGCAATGaactgtaaattaatttaaagaattatatttttttctatgtttttttataaacaagTAAATATGAGAATTATAGATGTTAGCATGCTTAATGTTTCAAGCACTAAATATGTTTTTCCTTAGTAAATGAATAACAAAGATTTAGTGTTTTACAAAGAGTTCAATCTGTGCTACAATACCCTGTATTGACTGTTGTTGGAATCCAAACCTAACATGGTGGTCTACAATTGTGATATCCATGTCAGAGTGGATGCTACTGTATTAACATGCTACTATACAAAGGTTTAACACTGATCATAACAACAGTCATTGAAAATCTATAGCCACAACATATCTACAGTTGTAATATGCTGTATACAGTGTTGAATGGTGTGCAGGAATTGCATACAGTCACATAATTATTATAGTATCTATGTGACTTTCAACATACTGAAGAGGGAATTCCATCACTCACCAGTCTACGAGTCAGATCAAGTTTCCATGCCTCAATTTCCCAAGCATTACTCTGCAGGACAAGACTGTCACATTATTTATGTGATGTCTGCATACTAATGTTGAATTTGGTACCCGAATGACCTGCAGTACATACTGTGCATTTAGTGTACATTTTGTGACCAGAATAATGTATAACCTGAAAGAAACCAAAAACTCTTCTACATCTACAAGCTCTCAGTTTCAAGCGATAAATTATTTTGCTCTAGCTCTTGGtggtttcactttttttcctaTACTCGGCAATGTTAACATGCCTGACTTGAATAAATGTACAGGGataaacaaacattattttgttcAATAAGGTTTTGGAAAGAGCAAAAAATAAGATAAGCATTTTGATTCATGAATAACATTCATTCCATTTAAATAAACTAATCCTCTGCATGGATTCACTTGGTTTCAAACTCAATTCCATTTTAGAATCATCctttgcaaaaaatgttttatatgcacaaaatatgtttaaaagaTTCACATGAAttgatgcaaaaaataaattaaagttttCTGAAAAAACAGGTATGTCACAACTCTGTGTTTGTTATGGATTTGTCATTTGAACTCTTGACATTtcctacaaaaaaataaaataaaatccactTGACATTTGACACAAAAcatgaatacaaacatgatTTCTAAAATAACCACATAAAAGCACATTCCAGCAACGGCCAGCAGCAAGCCAATTTAATTTGAACAGCCTAAACGTGCTAATAAAGGATTAATGCCCTGAAGGCAAGCATAACCTCTGGCCCTGCTGGTCCGCAGTTCAAAAGGGTTTATTTAcaagtgtgtgtttttacagtggAACTTTTGGTTGAATAGTTGACCTCGGGCTACAATCTAAAGACCACGGGCACTGTATAACCCATGTTTTTGCactgcaaataaattaaatactcaAAATTTCAAGGCAACTTCTTGTACAACGTggatgcacacattcacacgtgcTTGCATGGGAAGATGTTTTCTGCTGTGAACTGTTTGAGAAGCTTTCATTTCAGATCTGACCATGCAGGCACTGAATGAGCAGCCCAGTATATTTAAACTGTTTGTGAAGGAGCTGGGCATGTACTAAGAGCAGGGGCAATCATGGGTGGGCTAGATGATCCTGCCTTGTTTTCTTCCTCTCAGACCAGTAATGTTTTCCCTGGAACTGGCCGGCATTCTGATCAGATGGAAACTGATAAAGCACCACACTGACAAGTCCCATGCCGGAGACACTAGAACCGCTTAGTGCCATCCTACTCAGAAAGCTCTACAGATGAAAGCTTTACATAACTCGACTGGTAAAAAATCACCCACCATTATCATATACATTTGCATAGGGACACTTTTCAACACTTGAAAACTCTACCCAAAAAGCAAATCCCAATAAGTGACCATAAGTGTTAATTTAGCATTTGTGGAAAGTAGAAAGCCTACCTTGCTAAATCGCATGGATTTTAATTTAGTTACTTCCGTGCAAGGTATGCATTTCAAAGCAGGGTGGTGCGCAATTGTGCAATAGCCTCACGCTAAATACGTTTgcattttaacaaaaatatacaagaGTCCCATGGCCCATGTTGCTTTGATGTCACCTGGAGGACTGAATGTTTTCATGGATTTGCTGTGTTAGGCACTGATAACGGATCAACAGTCATCCAGTCAGTTCTGTGTAGGAGCACGCAGAGAAGAGAAAGCATTGTGAGAGGTGCACCCTGGGGGATGGGTGGGCAGCGTACAACATATGGAGAGGGCTGCGAGCGCACGGAAATAACCCAAAATTATTTAAACTGTAACAATGGGGCAATGCGCACTGCACTCACATTCACATAATTAGCTCATTCCAACAGCACGGAAGAGAAAGACACCTTTTAATGTATATCTATTATGAGCATCCATACAATATTCTATAGCACTGAAGTGAAAACCCACACGTTGTGGGTGTGCTTCATTAACAATTGAGAGCATGTTATTTTGTAGAGTGACTTAATGCATTATCATTTTAGAAAGTATAATTAAATACGGTTAGAAACTTACAGAAGCAAGTACACATGAATAATTCCATGGCTGGACTTGACCCTGTAACAGAAGTTCAGTATCTATTACTGTGTTGGTAGACCATGTATATATTAATTCTTAATAGATCTGCATGCCTTATAATGCCAAAATAATTTTCATATGATTATGAATACAAATACTAACAAACAACTAACAAAGATATTTGCACTGTACTTGCTTCACAGAATCCTTACGGAACAGTTAGCCTGAGCACCACCTGCAGGAATCTAAATGAAGTGAGCGCAATCCGAAGACATGCTCAGTATTGAGCTATAGCTCCACCTTGTGACAAAAGATGATGTTGCAATTGACCTGGCGCCATCTAAGAAATCAATTCCAGATCATAAATTCGGGATCACTGACTTAAATCAGGGATGTCAGAATCCAGTACAGGAAGGCCACAGTATCTTCTGGTTTTTGACGTGTTTCAGTGATTCATACAAGTCGTTTGTTGGCTAAATAATCCATACCCATTCAAGGCCTAAGTTGACTGTTAAATGAAACCAATataaaggaaaccacaaatatctGCGGAGACTGTTTCACCCCCATGGCTAAAGCTGAATTACATAATTATAAACGTTCAATAACTGCCACTTTTGGTttaaattttaattaataaatatggCATGTATGTTCAAATAATACATctcaaataatgtatttttcaaatgaagTCTATCTTAATCAGGCCTTCATAAAAAGTAGTAAAAGTTGTGACAATGCATATCAGTCTCCAAAAACACTACATCACAGAATGCTTTATAAAGAAATAGCGCTGTAGTCAACTTGTAAATGGTTTATAAGATGTTTTTGAAGATACCCTATAACCTAGGAAATCATTAATTGACGCACGATGACACTGTAAAAGCAACTGCACTCCAAGAGGTAAATATTTAGGCTAATATTGCGtcatttaatattgttttatttttaacagtatCCGCTCttaatgcaaaagaaaatgcagtaGGAAATAATAAATTGCTATAATAAAAAACATCTTCAATTAATGGCGAGAGAAACGTAATACCAGCTTACATGCGTTTGGGACAATTTATTTTAAGCACAACTTGTAATACGTAGGACAAGCGAGTTTAGCGAGGTTGGGGAAGCATTGCGACCGAATTTACGAAATTTCAGGCGCCTTACTAAGACATTTCTCGTTTGCAGTATATAATCTGCAGCATTGCACTTTAGCATGAAGAAGAATGTTTTAGAAATacatataattaatattaaatattgaattattagcatttatacaataaaaatatgtgTATAGGTGAAACAGGAATTTAGGGGTGGACTTTTTTTTATAACCGCAACAACACAAATTacttattagtattattattgcatCTGCAGCCCAGCTACTAAATGTAAGTAGCAACGCACTGTATGCAATTATAAGCTACCACAGTAGAGTGGCCTATATCTATGCGAATGAGATGCAGTCAGTACATGTTTCTTGTGTGAATTATTTTAAGATAAAACTTTAATGTATGTTTGTTCACATCTTAGTCATTGGTTTCTTGGCTTTTCCGTTTATAACTTTCCCTTTACAATCCTTTTTATTCATGATTTATTTAGCATAGGTTACTTTAATCTACATATCGTAATTTACAAGGCCTAACAGGAAGAAgttgtaaaattaaaaaatgcaatgtttactgcaaggttaaaaaaaacataataaaatgtataagcTATTTAATAAATGCAGGCGTCACTATAGAGTCCGAATCAAATGTTAAAGCTTCTCTGGCCAC is part of the Conger conger chromosome 15, fConCon1.1, whole genome shotgun sequence genome and encodes:
- the LOC133111074 gene encoding zinc finger protein basonuclin-1-like — encoded protein: MSEQAICCTLVSCSCESFKPGKLRRRQCEHCKHGWVAHALSKLKVQHLYQGGQVEIVHSSVVFDICSLMLYGTQAVPVRLKILLDRLFSVLKQEEVVQILNALDWTLQDYIRGYVLQDVTGRVLDRWVIMTLEEEMAALQQFLRFGETKSIVELMAVQDKESQAVLVPSSRTSSGIRAFIESSGQHGIEPPLGPPASSSIHHFENLISSMAFLLPFQYLSSLPAPLLGSTPGSFLPGAHTPIPTLSAETGLVGSSSTTFDSDAEKSTKVLGAATPKMEAEDIPASDAYSDAPSTPSMTSDFMQTSPEGKHHPSEQGGAPGGGAGAGLKKGRVFCSACEKTFYDKGTLKIHYNAVHLKIKHRCTVQGCNMVFSSLRSRNRHSANPNPRLHLPMNRGGREREAPPAPYSEGEEESPESQEAQESRPVSSYVVSSSDCRLQSAFPTTGHNGVLFPNLKTVQPVLPFYRSLVTPAELAHTPGAPPSLPLISSSSVPAHSGLRTVDPGSDPVSDPVPKKKSRKSSMPVKIETEAVEPAVESLSGLSPSPALGPAEQPDSSGAACEKPEPCYQDCTELRGHQDPGPRTQQAQEGGVITSTSPQDLRLIEHHSLVSDGAVPPLENGAQPCETDARGQDYSTANGGLFRRLTFRGSPKTGDRDDPSPNIQPPSVHSDGGEILPHPHSNRTHYCSPHEVQGSTGAGCNTTFPISRSRDRYSASFSGHPCGASDSVGPVPTVCSDTPAGLPQALPLTQQSVIFKGHHRMGLVHPLSTEQDSMAGPAVEEEEEEEDQEAVLDLSATSASQSERHARPPWDSDGDSEAGGAGEDSNDSQEGADLPLREGLSPNLGDSPGTRPGDAPITCPACHKAYSNKSTFRAHYKTVHLRLLHKCKVPGCSTSFSSVRSRNRHSQNPNLHRNLSATTTAAHRSPQREQPSHSVQGLLA